The Onthophagus taurus isolate NC chromosome 2, IU_Otau_3.0, whole genome shotgun sequence genome includes a window with the following:
- the LOC111426904 gene encoding cilia- and flagella-associated protein 107-like, translated as MMCDNSNSSPRFNEHKVPVYSNKSLLGNWYEDRLQYRKYRYLHGTTYTQDYIPRVPPLSEDSSKNAIQSAGLPKAMLFGQREDAYTNNFSTTYDLSYNHFVKKAKTHPTERHWVCRDNIWLPEKDFTKDYGNITRYGIFEYKTSLWEQERNPSHNQEEKSEYQESYECVPKMKPVKRFATPLKNSSLMNPSNIYYHTLTLRDMHLCTVTPNEEVVVIPRKHRDNPITWE; from the exons atgatgtgTGATAATTCAAATTCGAGCCCACGATTTAATGAACACAAGGTACCTGTATATAGCAATAAATCACTATTGGGGAATTGGTATGAAGATAGATTACAATATAGAAAATATCGATACCTCCATGGGACTACTTATACTCAAGACTATATTCCTAGAGTTCCCCCATTGTCAGAAGATTCCTCAAAAAATGCTATTCAATCAGCT gGACTTCCTAAGGCTATGTTGTTTGGACAACGCGAAGACGCGTACACCAACAATTTTTCAACAACTTACGATTTATCATATAatcattttgttaaaaaagcgAAAACTCACCCAACCGAACGGCATTGGGTTTGTAGGGATAATATTTGGTTACCAGAAAAAGACTTTACAAAAGATTAT GGTAATATTACTCGTTACGGAATATTCGAATACAAAACAAGTCTTTGGGAGCAAGAAAGAAATCCTAGTCACAATCAAGAAGAGAAATCTGAGTATCAAGAATCATATGAGTGTGTTCCTAAAATGAAACCTGTGAAACGTTTTGCAACTccttt aaaaaactcGTCTTTAATGAATCCGTCAAATATATATTATCATACATTAACGTTAAGAGATATGCATTTGTGCACTGTAACACCAAACGAAGAAGTTGTAGTTATCCCAAGAAAACATCGCGATAATCCCATCACATGGGAATAA
- the LOC111426878 gene encoding cilia- and flagella-associated protein 107-like yields MCSKSKSSERFQLEKYSPPFSNKTLIGKWVEERSRYKKARYRHYTTYNRDYTPQPPSKIDIDNTDKKNGIGPRLLIDINGDQFTKNFSTTYDLSYNHYPKLKRICNLERNWKVLQNKWVPEDDYTINFGSVTEYGLKAYKERLWEEQKSGKVCNITTYADHYLPPDDEARRFKRWGIPVKNSSLMHQSNLDTLLLKLRDQPSFYVTPNEELVIVPREKRCNPITWECFGNPPKESKHLSQ; encoded by the exons atgtgTTCCAAATCAAAGAGTTCTGAACGATTTCAACTCGAA AAATATTCTCCCccattttcaaacaaaactcTTATCGGAAAATGGGTTGAAGAACGAAGCCGTTATAAAAAAGCAAGATACAGACACTACACTACTTATAACCGAGATTATACACCACAACCACCGTCAAAAATCGATATCGACAACAcggataaaaaaaat GGTATTGGTCCGCGATTGTTAATAGATATTAATGGGGACCAgtttacaaaaaacttttcaacaaCTTATGATTTATCTTATAATCATTATCCAAAGTTAAAAAGAATATGTAACCTCGAAAGAAACTGGAAAGTGTTGCAAAATAAATGGGTACCAGAAGATGATTacacaattaatttt GGAAGTGTAACTGAATATGGACTAAAAGCTTATAAAGAGCGCTTGTGGGAAGAACAAAAATCTGGAAAGGTATGCAATATAACTACATATGCAGACCATTATTTACCCCCAGATGATGAAGCTAGAAGATTTAAACGTTGGGGGATCCCAgt gaaAAACTCATCACTTATGCATCAAAGTAACCTagatacattattattaaaattacgcGATCAACCTTCATTTTATGTAACACCAAATGAAGAGCTCGTCATTGTTCCAAGAGAAAAGAGATGTAATCCAATAACATGGGAATGTTTTGGGAATCCTCCCAAAGAATCCAAACATTTATCGCAATAA
- the LOC111426879 gene encoding YEATS domain-containing protein 4 has product MSLHADFGPDSGGRMKGVCIVKPIVYGNVARYFGKKREEDGHTHQWTVYLKPYNNEDMSVYIKKVHFKLHESYANQNRIVVKPPYEISETGWGEFEIVIKIHFNDPNERPVTMYHILKLFHTGGTTELGMDQGKGLVSESYDEVVFQDPTQLMHHMLTNTKQLTMGNWEQHTNFEDKKEKTLKAILEAKQKIRNEIVTLKNRLKLSRETISQFKDEIAKTQDNQYIL; this is encoded by the exons atgagtCTCCATGCGGATTTTGGTCCAGATTCCGGTGGGCGAATGAAA GGCGTGTGCATTGTAAAACCAATAGTGTATGGCAATGTAGCTCGTTATTTCGGTAAAAAACGCGAAGAAGATGGACACACACACCAATGGACGGTTTATTTAAAACCTTATAATAATGAGGATATGTCTGTTTACATCAAGAAGGTACATTTTAAGTTACATGAAAGTTATGCAAATCAGAATCGTATAGTTGTAAAACCACCATATGAAATCAGCGAAACCGGTTGGGGagaatttgaaattgtaattaaaattcattttaatgatCCAAATGAAAGACCAGTTACTATGTATCACATACTAAAATTGTTTCATACTGGGGGTACAACTGAGTTGGGTATGGACCAAGGGAAAGGTTTGGTATCTGAAAGTTATGATGAAGTTGTTTTTCAAGATCCTACTCAATTGATGCATCACATGTTGACAAATACAAAACAGTTAACTATGGGCAATTGGGAACAACATACAAACTTTGAAGATAAAAAGGAGAAAACACTAAAAGCTATATTAGAagctaaacaaaaaattagaaatgaaattgtgacattaaaaaatcggTTAAAATTATCCAGAGAAACTATTTCTCAATTTAAAGACGAAATTGCTAAAACTCAAGATAACcaatatattttgtaa
- the LOC111426877 gene encoding histone RNA hairpin-binding protein gives MTSEYRRFSVNTSLRDANIFEDSSSADDTLHIKEEPLDDYPETNTELYNENCRLSKDKSFTSLVKEEFSLLSTDSPIKQERIDFEKKLTFDSEDNTNEPECPPPPSISSNDIKKEMVCPTAPIISVKRNLLKRKNESSKRTASECDSEIGVSPVKRAHVEKHTTISKRQIESDPEVLRRRQKQIDYGKNTIGYERYITEIPKHSRGQNDPQTPDKHRKYSRRGWDGLIKQWRLRLHRFDPSDDEDDDEDDEIKKEKIDIKEEND, from the exons ATGACCAGTGAATACAGGCGTTTTTCTGTGAATACAAGTTTAAGGGATGCTAATATATTTGAA GATTCTTCAAGTGCTGATGATACATTACATATAAAAGAAGAGCCCCTTGATGATTACCCCGAAACAAATACAGAATTATATAATGAAAATTGCCGACTTTCTAAAGATAAGTCATTTACTTCTTTGgtaaaagaagaatttagtttattaagCACCGACAGTCCCATTAAACAAGAAAGGATAGATTTCGAAAAGAAATTAACGTTTGACTCTGAAGATAATACAAATGAACCAGAATGTCCACCTCCTCCATCTATCAGTAgcaatgatataaaaaaggaaatggTGTGTCCAACAGCACCGATTATTTCTGTAaagagaaatttattaaaacggaAAAATGAGTCTTCAAAAAGAACAGCATCTGAGTGTGATTCAGAAATTGGTGTTTCACCTGTTAAAAGGGCTCATGTTGAGAAACATACTACTATATCAAA acgTCAAATAGAGAGTGATCCTGAAGTTTTAAGGCGACGACAAAAACAAATAGACTATGGAAAAAACACTATTGGTTATGAACGATATATAACAGAAATAccaaa GCATTCACGTGGACAAAACGATCCCCAAACTCCTGATAAACATAGAAAATATTCAAGACGAGGTTGGGATGGATTAATTAAACAGTGGCGTTTGCGATTGCACAGATTTGATCCATCTGATGATGAAGATGACGACGAAGACgacgaaataaaaaaggaaaaaattgacATTAAAGAAGAGAATGATtag
- the LOC111426817 gene encoding splicing factor 3B subunit 6 has product MALAMQRKANVRLPPEINRILYIRNLPYKITAEEMYDIFGKYGAIRQIRVGNTPDTRGTAFVVYEDIFDAKNACDHLSGFNVCNRYLVVLYYQASKAFKKTDLEKKAEEIDKMKSKYGINTDEMKRK; this is encoded by the exons atggctttgGCTATGCAAAGAAAAGCAAAC GTGCGTTTACCACCCGAAATCAATCGAATTCTTTACATTCGCAACTTACCCTATAAAATAACAGCTGAAGAAATGTATGATATCTTTGGAAAATACGGCGCGATTCGACAAATTCGAGTTGGGAATACCCCCGATACGAGAGGCACTGCATTTGTTGTTTACGAGGATATTTTCGATGCTAAAAACGCGTGCGATCACTTATCTGGTTTTAACGTTTGTAATAGATACCTGGTTGTATTGTATTATCAAGCCAGTAAAGCTTTTAAGAAAACTGATTTAGAAAAGAAAGCTgaagaaattgataaaatgAAATCAAAGTATGGTATTAACACCGATGAAATGAAACGgaaataa